The window CAAGGCTGGCTGATCCACCTGGCCGATATGCCGTTCGTCGGCGCCGACGTTTTCCGACAGGTGGCGGATGCCTTGCGGCAGCACCCGATCGTGCGCCCCAGCTATGCGCAACAGCCCGGCCACCCGGTCGGCTTTTCCGCCCGATTGCGCAAACCACTTTGCCAACTGCGCGGCGATAATGGCGCGCGTGAACTGCTGCAAGGCGCAGCGGTGCACCTGCTGCCGCTTGAACACCCCGGCGTCGTGCGGGATATTGATCTTCCATCGCAACTCCCGGCCAGCGAGTAAATTCACCTATGCAACATCTTGATGTCACCGTGGTCAGCCAGGCGATAAGCTGGCTGCAACAACAGCCGGTCTGGTTATGCACCGTGCTCAGCACCTATGGCTCTTCGCCGCGGTCGCCGGGCGCGTTGATGGCCGCGACCCGCGACGGCCGCTACAGCGGCTCATTGTCGGGCGGGTGCGTGGAGGAAGACTTTCTGCGGCGCGTGGCCGCCGGGGAGTATCAGGCGGCCAGCCAGGTGATCCGCTACGGCGAAGGCGGCATGACGCCCAATGTGGCGCTGCCGTGCGGCGGCGTGCTGGACGTGCTGATCGAGTATCTGCCGGCGGGAGAAGCCAGCGTCGCTTACCTGCAGCGCATCGCCGGCGCGCTGGAAGGGCATCATGCGTTGCTCAAACGCCTGACGTTGCCCAACGCCTGCCATAGCCTTGAGCAGAGCCATTTCACCAGCGCCACTCAGGTTGAACGCCGGCTCGAACAGATTACCCTGCATATCGCGGCCGCGCCGCGCCTGCTGATCGCCGGGCTGTCCAGCGTGGCGCTGTACTGCGCCGATTTCGCCGTAGCGCTGGGGTTTGAGGTGCTGGTGTGCGAGAACCGCCCGGAGGCGCTGGATAACTTCGCCGCCGAGTTAAAACCGGGCGTGACGCTGCTGCGCCAGTTTCCGGCCAAGTTCATTGAGGACGGCGGTTGCCACGCCAATACCGCCGTCGTGGCGCTGACCCACGATCCGCGTATGGACGATCTGACGCTGATGGAAGCGATCCACACCCCGGCGTTTTACATCGGCGCCATGGGCTCGCTCAGAAACAGCGCGCGGCGGCGCCAGCGGTTGCAGCAGATCGCCGAATTCACGCCGCAGGAGTTGGAACGCATTCACGCGCCGATCGGCCTGCCGCTCGGCAGCAAAACCCCGGCGGAGATCGCCCTGGCGGTGATGGCGGCGATCGTGCAGCAAAAAAACCGGCGGCCGGCCGCCGACGGGATCAGTGCAGCGGCACCACCGGCACCAGATGTTGCAGCTCCAGATGCAGCTCCTCTTTCCCGCTCAGCGAATAGCTGAACACCGTCATGTCCGGCCCGTCGCCGCGGGCCAGCCCCATTTCGGGCAGCACCTGCGTGTAGATTTGAATGATGTGGTCATTGAGCGCCACCGGCTTGCCGGAATAGCGAAAACGGCAAAACTCGCCGTGGACCTCCGGCAGCGGCTCCAGCGCCACGCCTTCACGCAGCGGATAGTCCGCCGTCACGCCCAGGGTATAGTCGACCCTGACCCGCTCGCCGTCCGGCACCAGTTGGGTAAACGAATAGGTCTGCGCCGGACGCTCGCCCAACAAGGCGTAGAACTGCGCCCGCAGCGCGCTGCGCTGCGGCAAATGCGACTTGTCCAACTTTTCGATATCCAGGTGATAAGCGTACTGTTTGCCCTGAAAGGCGTATTGCCCTCTGGCGATGCTGACGCGTTCGACCTGAATATCGCCGGGCTGGCTGGCCGCCAGCGAACGCACCAGATTGCTGAAGTCCTGTTTGCGGGCATGACGATAAACGCTAGGCGATTCGGCGAAATGTTTCTTGAAACAGCGCGAGAATGTCTGCTGATTATCGAATTGATATTCAACCGAAATATCGAGGATGCTCTTCTGCGTGAAACGCAAGGCGAAGGCGGCGATGTAGAGGCGGCGAGCGCGGATATACGAGGCTAACGATAATCCGGTCTGCTTCTTGAACATGCGCTGCAGGTACCATTTCGTATAGCCTGACTTGGCGGAAACGATATCCAACGACAGCGGATTGGTCAGGTTATCTTCAATCCAGACCAGTAACTCCCTGATGTGACTTTCCTGCGTGCCCATGTGCTTGCCGAACCTTATGTTGCCGATATTCCATTAGTCGAATTTTAGTGCTATTCGCGTAGGGTATACAGGTTAAAACTCGACGTCCAGCAAGCTACAGGACTTTACACAATCCCCTCCACCGCCCGCGGGCGGTGGAGGGGGCAGCGATTATTTCAGACAGCTGGAGCACTGCCCGGCCTGGATCTTCTGGAAGAAGTCATTGCCTTTGTCATCCACCAGGATAAACGCCGGGAAATCTTCCACTTCAATTTTCCAGATCGCTTCCATGCCCAGCTCAGGGTACTCCACGCACTCCAGGCTCTTGATGCTCTGCTGCGCCAGCACCGCCGCCGGGCCGCCGATGCTGCCGAGGTAGAAGCCGCCGTGCTTGTGGCAGGCATCCGTCACCTGCTGGCTGCGGTTGCCTTTCGCCAGCATGATCATGCTGCCGCCGTGAGATTGCAGCAGATCGACGTAGGAATCCATACGTCCGGCGGTGGTCGG of the Serratia marcescens subsp. marcescens ATCC 13880 genome contains:
- a CDS encoding helix-turn-helix domain-containing protein — its product is MGTQESHIRELLVWIEDNLTNPLSLDIVSAKSGYTKWYLQRMFKKQTGLSLASYIRARRLYIAAFALRFTQKSILDISVEYQFDNQQTFSRCFKKHFAESPSVYRHARKQDFSNLVRSLAASQPGDIQVERVSIARGQYAFQGKQYAYHLDIEKLDKSHLPQRSALRAQFYALLGERPAQTYSFTQLVPDGERVRVDYTLGVTADYPLREGVALEPLPEVHGEFCRFRYSGKPVALNDHIIQIYTQVLPEMGLARGDGPDMTVFSYSLSGKEELHLELQHLVPVVPLH
- a CDS encoding XdhC family protein; the protein is MQHLDVTVVSQAISWLQQQPVWLCTVLSTYGSSPRSPGALMAATRDGRYSGSLSGGCVEEDFLRRVAAGEYQAASQVIRYGEGGMTPNVALPCGGVLDVLIEYLPAGEASVAYLQRIAGALEGHHALLKRLTLPNACHSLEQSHFTSATQVERRLEQITLHIAAAPRLLIAGLSSVALYCADFAVALGFEVLVCENRPEALDNFAAELKPGVTLLRQFPAKFIEDGGCHANTAVVALTHDPRMDDLTLMEAIHTPAFYIGAMGSLRNSARRRQRLQQIAEFTPQELERIHAPIGLPLGSKTPAEIALAVMAAIVQQKNRRPAADGISAAAPPAPDVAAPDAAPLSRSANS